A segment of the Paracoccus suum genome:
TCGGGGTGGGCGTCCTGAGGGCGAGGGACCTTGCGGTCATCCGGGCGGCCATCTCACTTGCCCTGATAGATCTGATCGAAGATGCCGCCATCACCGAAGTGCTTGGGCTGCACCTCGGCCCAGCCGCCGAAATCGGCGATGGGCAGCCGCTCCAGTTCCGGGAAGCGGGCGACATCGGCGGGATCTGCGGCCGAGGTATCCCAGGCGCGGTAGTAGTGCCGCAGCGCCATCGCCTGCGCCTCCGGGCTGTAAAGCTGCTCTAGATAGGCGGTGGCAAGGGGGCGGTTCGCGTCGGTCAGATGCCCCTCGACAAGCGCCACAGGCGGTTCTGCCAGCACCGAGACGGAGGGCACCACGATGTCGAACTTGTCCTCGCCCAACTCGGACAAGGCCAGGTAAGCCTCGTTTTCCCAAGCCAGCAGCACGTCCCCGAGGCCGCGCTGCGCGAAGGTTGTGGTCGAGCCACGCGCGCCGGTATCCAGCACCGGCACGTTACGGTAGAGCGCAGCGACGAAATCCTGCGGATTCAGCTTGTTGCGCTCGGCATAGCCCCAGGCGGCCAGATAGTTCCAACGCGCGCCCCCACTGGTCTTGGGGTTCGGCGTGATGACCTGCACGCCTTCGGCGATCAGGTCGTTCCAATCCTTGATCCCCTTGGGGTTCCCCTCGCGCACTAGGAACACGATGGTCGAGGTATAGGGCGAGGAGTTGTGCGGCAGGCGTGATTGCCAGTCTTTGGGGATCAGGTCGCTGCGGGCCGCGATCTGGTCGATGTCCGAAGCGAGCGCCAGCGTCACGACCTGCGCTGCCAACCCGTCGATAACCGCCCGCGCCTGGGCGCCCGACCCACCATGGGAGGTCTTGATCTGGGGCGCGGGGTTGCCCTGCGCGGTCCACCAGTTGGCGAACCAGGTGTTGTAATCGCGATAGAACTCGCGCGTGGGGTCATAACTGACGTTCAGCAGCGGCTCGGCCGAGGCCTGCGGTGCGGCGACCACCAGCGAGGTCAGGCCAAAAATGGCCGCGGCGATCGCGGCCTTCCAGCGGCGGGTTTTCTGAGGCACGGGCCTGAAGGGACGGCCGATCACCTTGCGACCCCCGGCGTCGATCAGCAGACGGCCATCCGGCAGCCGTTCAATCAGCATGCCTTGCGCCTGGACATACGGCGAGACGGAAACGGTATGGATCATTGCGAGGACCCTCCTCTGAGGCGGAGGCACGACGCCCCCATGTCGATAATCACGACAGAGATGGTCGAGAAAATCAACAAAATAATCACGCCTATTTTGGTCGTGAAGAAAAACAGGTGTTTCGCGACGCATGCTTGTGTCCGCGACGGCGTCCCTCAGATGCCAAGCTGCTCCGCTACGACGCGGGGCTTTCCTGATTCGGGTCGCTCGACGAGGTCAGCCAAGGTCAGCGACTCGATCAGCAAAAGATACGACCAGAACACCTGGGCAAAGACCTTGCGGAGGCGACAGGCCTCCTCGTCCGGGCAGTCGTCGCATTTCTGGTACGAACGCCGCGACAGGCAAGGCAGCGGGGCAATCGGGCCGTCAATCAAGCGCATGATCTCGCTGAGGGGAACTTCGCCAGGGTTCTTGATCAGGATATAGCCACCATGACGACCGCGGACGGAGGCAATGAACCCAGCGTTGCGGATTTCCAGCAGAATGTGTTCGAGGAACCGTTTCGGCGTATCGGCACGGGTCGCGATTTCCTCGATGCGCAAGGGTTTACCCTCGCCTGCCCTTTCGGCGGCGAGTTCCATCAGGGCCTTGAGGGCGTACTTCATCTTCTGCGTAATCACGACCCTGAATACGTCGCTGGGGGCGCGATCTCAACTCCAATCACGCGTGGCACGGTCGTGTATTAGCTAACGCGGATTGCAGGCTATACTTGGGAATGCCGCGGGCGGCGCCCGATTCTTCGGCGCGTCGTCAGCTGCAACTGGGCGCAAGGAGTTAATGCCTCGCGCCCCGTCGATGGGCGGCAGGCGAGGTGCCGATCACCCTCTTGAATGCGCGCGTAAAGGCGGCCTGGGACGAATAGCCCATGCGGAAGGCGACCGAGGCCACCGACGCGCTTTCCTGCTCCAGCAGTTGCGCGGCCACACGCATCCGCAGGTCGGTCAGATAGCGCAGGGGACTGACGCCGAGCACCGCCACGAACCGCTCTGAAAACATCGAGCGCGAGGCGCCCATCTGGCTGGCCATCATGGCGACGTCCCAAGGGCGCCCCGGATCGCGGTGCAGCTCGACCAACACCCGTGCGAGGCGCGGATCCCGCAGCGCGGTGATGAGGCCGGAGGCGTTATCGCAGCCGCACTCGACCCAACCGCGGACGATCAACGACGCGATCACATCCGCCAGCCGCGCAAGGACCCCGGCCGACCCCGGCCGGTCCTGCGCCATCTCAATTTCCATGGCGGCGAGGATGGCGTGCATTTCCGGTTGGCGGTCCAGCAATGCCCCAACCGACATGGCATCTGGCATCAACGCCACAAGCGGATGGACGGTGGCCAGATCCAGCTTCATCGCGCCAGTCAGGATCGTCGTATCGGTGGTGCGGCAGGCGGCCATGTCGCAGGCGCGGATCTCGCAGAAAGCCGGACAGACCGTCTCTGGGGTAAAGCTGTCGAAGTCCCGCGCGGCGACACGGGGGCCGGACAGCAACTGATGCGGATGTCCGCGCGGGATCAGCACCGCGTCGCCCTTGGACATGATGCGAGGCGCGATATCGGGCATGAGCAGCAACGCCCGCCCCTGTCCGATAAAGTGAAACCGCGCCATGTCGCTGGTCTTGAAATCGACCCCGAAGGGCGGTGTCAGCCGCACCCGCCAATAGGTCGCGTCACGCAGGCGCATGCCCAGCAGCACCTCGCTGACGGCGTCATGGCTCTCGTGCAATTCGGTGTTTGGATCAAACATAACGGTCAGACTGACATAGTTCGTCCGCAGTTTCCAGATACATGCACAGGCAGCCAAACCACAACGCCAAGGAATGCCGCATGTCATCCGGAGCCTTTATGACTGACGCCACGTCCGGACCCGTTCCACAAACACACGACAGACCGGCCTGGGGGGCGGTCTTTTCCATGTCACTCGGCGTCTTCTCGCTCGTGACAGCCGAATTCCTTCCCGCCAGCCTGCTGACGCCGCTGGCAGAGGGGCTGGACATCAGCAAGGGCGCGGCCGGACAGGCGGTGACCGTCACCGCCTTTGTGGGCCTTTTGACCAGCCTTTCGATCTCGGTACTGGTGCGGGGGATCGACCGCAGATGGGTGCTGATGGGCTTTTCAGTGCTGTTGATCATCTCCAACCTGATCGTGGCGAGCGCACCGGGGCTCGTGGCCCTTCTGCTTGGGCGCGTGCTGATGGGCATGGCGCTTGGTGGTTTCTGGACCCTCTCCATCGCCACGCTGATGCGTCTGGTGCCGGAACCCGCGATCCCGCGCGCCCTTTCGATCATGTTCATGGGCGTTTCTGCGGCGACGGTCTTCGCCGTGCCGGTCGGCAGCTATCTGGGGGCCTTGATCGGCTGGCGGGGCGTATTCCTCGCCGCGACGGGCCTAGGAGTTCTGGCGCTGCTGGTTCAGGCGCTGACGTTGCCGCCCCTGCCCGCGCAGGGCAAGGCGCGCCTCGCGATCCTGTTCGAGGTCCTGGGCCGCCCCGGGATCGGGATCGGCATGTTCGCGGTGCTCCTGCTATTTGCCGGACATTTTACGTTCTTCACCTATATCCGCCCGTTTCTGGAGAACGTGACCGGCGTGGGTGTCGACGGCGTAACGGCAATCCTGTTCGGCTTTGGCCTTGCCAATTTTGCCGGCACCTACCTGATCGCCTTCGTCATCCAGCGTTCCCTGCGTCTTGCACTGATCATGCTGCCGCTCGTCCTTGCCGCGCTCGCATTGGTCATGTCGATGTTTGGCGGAATCCCGGCCATGGACGCGCTGATGATCGCGCTCTGGGGCCTGATCTTTGCCGGCGTGCCAGTGTCCTGGTCCACCTGGATCACCCGCGCCCTGCCGGACCAGGCCGAGGCAGGCGGGGGCCTGATCGTCGCCGCCATCAACTTCGCCATCGCCGCCGGCGCGGGACTGGGCGGCGGACTGCTCGAACTCTCCGGACCGCGGGGCGTGTTCTTCGTGAGCGGGCTGATCTTGATCGCGGCAGTCCTGACTGTGGTTTTCGGGGTCAAGAATCAGGAGGATAAAGGCTGATGATATAGGGGCGGAACGAATCTTCGGGTTAAGCGCGCGGGGGCTTCGACTCGCTATCCGAAGTCAGATGTTTCTTCCCCGGCTTACTGGAAGGAGCGGTCCATTCGCTCCTTCGCTGCCTCCCAAAAGGGCCCGATCCAAAGGTTGTTCCTTGCGTGGAGCGCTGGCAGACCCTGGAGCGCGATCAAACGTGCTGCCGAGCGATTCGGAGTGCGGAACACTGCCAAATGGCGCCGTCAAATGCGCGGCGTTCTCGACCCCGGAAAGCCAACCGGAACAAACTCCCCTCCCATCCTGTGCGCGCTCATTGGTCTCGCATGGCGAGCCGGCTGCGCGTCAGGTGCTAATGCTGAGCACATCGATCGCGGCTACACCGCGACCCTGTTTACGGAGGCGACGTGGGTTCGTCCCGCGGAGGCAAACGGGCGGGGAGTGCCGACCTTCAGATTTGGACACAATAGCTTCGCCGAACGGTCACGAATACCGGACGCACGAAGTCCCAACATTGTCCGCCACCCCTCGGTCGGGCGCTCGCGTTTGCCCGCGCTTTTACGATCGGCCCGGCTATTGCCTGCGTTCCCGTCCCCTTGAACGGCAAACGCCGCCCTGGGGGCGGCGTTTTGCGTGATCGTTCTGGTTGCGGGGACAGGATTTGAACCTGTGACCTTCAGGTTATGAGCCTGACGAGCTACCGGGCTGCTCTACCCCGCGACAGGGTTGTCTTGTCGGAAAGTTCTGAAAGAGAAGTTACGTTTCTTTCCAGGTCTGGCGGTGACCTACTCTCCCACGTCTTGAGACGCAGTACCATTGGCGCGACGGCGCTTAACGGCCGAGTTCGGGATGGGATCGGGTGTTTCGCTCGTGCTATAGCCACCAGACCGGGGAAGAAACGCGCGTTCCGCTTTGGCCTTTGGGCTTTGGCGGGGTGTTGTCCATTTTGTACACCGAAGTGAGCTTGCTTTGGGTCGAAGGCGGTCTGCCTTCTACCGG
Coding sequences within it:
- a CDS encoding sulfate ABC transporter substrate-binding protein, with the translated sequence MIHTVSVSPYVQAQGMLIERLPDGRLLIDAGGRKVIGRPFRPVPQKTRRWKAAIAAAIFGLTSLVVAAPQASAEPLLNVSYDPTREFYRDYNTWFANWWTAQGNPAPQIKTSHGGSGAQARAVIDGLAAQVVTLALASDIDQIAARSDLIPKDWQSRLPHNSSPYTSTIVFLVREGNPKGIKDWNDLIAEGVQVITPNPKTSGGARWNYLAAWGYAERNKLNPQDFVAALYRNVPVLDTGARGSTTTFAQRGLGDVLLAWENEAYLALSELGEDKFDIVVPSVSVLAEPPVALVEGHLTDANRPLATAYLEQLYSPEAQAMALRHYYRAWDTSAADPADVARFPELERLPIADFGGWAEVQPKHFGDGGIFDQIYQGK
- a CDS encoding RrF2 family transcriptional regulator, with translation MITQKMKYALKALMELAAERAGEGKPLRIEEIATRADTPKRFLEHILLEIRNAGFIASVRGRHGGYILIKNPGEVPLSEIMRLIDGPIAPLPCLSRRSYQKCDDCPDEEACRLRKVFAQVFWSYLLLIESLTLADLVERPESGKPRVVAEQLGI
- a CDS encoding AraC family transcriptional regulator translates to MFDPNTELHESHDAVSEVLLGMRLRDATYWRVRLTPPFGVDFKTSDMARFHFIGQGRALLLMPDIAPRIMSKGDAVLIPRGHPHQLLSGPRVAARDFDSFTPETVCPAFCEIRACDMAACRTTDTTILTGAMKLDLATVHPLVALMPDAMSVGALLDRQPEMHAILAAMEIEMAQDRPGSAGVLARLADVIASLIVRGWVECGCDNASGLITALRDPRLARVLVELHRDPGRPWDVAMMASQMGASRSMFSERFVAVLGVSPLRYLTDLRMRVAAQLLEQESASVASVAFRMGYSSQAAFTRAFKRVIGTSPAAHRRGARH
- a CDS encoding MFS transporter → MSLGVFSLVTAEFLPASLLTPLAEGLDISKGAAGQAVTVTAFVGLLTSLSISVLVRGIDRRWVLMGFSVLLIISNLIVASAPGLVALLLGRVLMGMALGGFWTLSIATLMRLVPEPAIPRALSIMFMGVSAATVFAVPVGSYLGALIGWRGVFLAATGLGVLALLVQALTLPPLPAQGKARLAILFEVLGRPGIGIGMFAVLLLFAGHFTFFTYIRPFLENVTGVGVDGVTAILFGFGLANFAGTYLIAFVIQRSLRLALIMLPLVLAALALVMSMFGGIPAMDALMIALWGLIFAGVPVSWSTWITRALPDQAEAGGGLIVAAINFAIAAGAGLGGGLLELSGPRGVFFVSGLILIAAVLTVVFGVKNQEDKG